Part of the Halobaculum halobium genome, ACGCGGTCCGCGCACACGGCCAGGACGCCCTCGTCGTCGGCGCGGACGTCGCCGACCCCGACGCCGCGGCGCGTCTCGTCGACGCCGCGGTCGACGACCTCGGCGGCCTCGATCACGTGGTCAACAACGCTGGCATCGACCAGCACGTCTACACCGAGGAGCTCTCACCCGACGATTTCGACCGCGTGATGGACACGAACGTCAACTCGGTGTTCAACGTCACCAAGGCGGCGCTGGGGACCCTCCGCGACAGCGACGCCGAACCCACGCCCTCGGTCACCAACGTCTCGTCGATCCTCGCGTACACCGGCGCGCCGATCGAGGTCCACTACGCCGGATCGAAGGGGGCGATCATCTCGATCACGAAGAGTCACGCCCGCGACTTCGCCCCCGATGTCCGGGTGAACGCGGTCGCGCCGGGGCACGTCGAGACGGACATGACGAGCGACCGCAGCGAGGCCGAGAAACGAGAAGAACTGGCGGAGATCCCGATGGGGTACTACGGCCAGCCGGCGGACATCGCGGAGGCGGTCGCGTACCTCCGCGACGCGCGGTTCGTCACCGGGGAGACGCTCAACGTGAACGGCGGGGAGTTGATGCGGTAGCGCGTCTCAGCCGCGTACCGACGCGACCTCACTCGCCGCGCAGCCACTGCCGGCGCACCTCGTACTCCTCCTCGTCGAGTTCGCCGCGGGCGTACCGGCGATCGAGCACGTTGCGGGCGTCGGCGTCCCGCTCGTCGCTGCCGGCTCGGGTCGCCAGCGTGACGGCGCCGTAGACGATCGCGCCGAGGACGGCGAGCATCACGAGCAGACCCAGCAGCCCTCCCCAGGCGCCGGCCCACGGGAACAGGCCGCCGCCCATCGTCCCGCCGGCCCACCCGCCGCCCGCCATGCCGCCGCCCGTTCCGGGTCCCATCGGTCCGTGCGGACCGGCCTGTGCGAGCACGTCGAGCAGTGTGACCATCGTGTTCATTTACAGTTGTGTATTTGGGCATCAAGGCTGTCTGCGTTACGACGGTTCTCGGATGCTGGGACTCGCGTTCCGGCGAGGCGGTCCGACAGCTCCGGCCGCGGATCCGCCTACAGCGCCGACTCGATCCGATCGAGCCCCTCCGCCAGCCGGTCCATCGAGTTGGCGAACGAGAGCCGAAGCTGACCCTGTCCGGCCTCGCCGAAGCCGTCGCCCGGCGCGAGCACGACCCCGGCCTCGCGGCACAGGCGCTTCGCCAGCGGGAGGCTGGCTTCGTCGGTGTCGGGGTCGAGGAACGCGTAGAACGCCCCCTCCGGCTCTGGCGCGGTGACGCCGTCCATGTCCGCCAGGCGGTCGGCGACGTAGCCGCGACGCTCGCGGAAGGCGTCGTACATCGCCTCGACGGGCGCTTGCGGGCCGGTGAGCGCGGCGATCGCGGCGTGTTGCGCCACGCTGCCGGTGCAGGCGGTGGTCGACTCCCGGATCTTCGTCGCCTCGTCGACGACCGTCGGGTCGCCGGCGAGCCAGCCGACGCGCCAGCCCGTCATCGCGTACGTCTTCGAGCAGGAGCCGACCGTGAGCACGTGCTCGGGGTGGCCGGTCAGCGCCGCGATCCCGGTCGGGTCGCGGTCGTACGTTAGCTTCGCGTACACCTCGTCGGCGATGACGTACGCGTCGTGCTCGGCGGCGGCGTCGACGACCGCCCGGACCTCCTCGGGGTCGGCGACGCGGCCCGTGGGGTTGGAGGGCGAACAGAGGACCACGAGCGAGGTGTCGTCGCTCATCTCGGCGATCAGCGTGTCGGCGTCCAGGTCGTAATCTGGCGCGGGCATCGGCACCTCGACCGGCGTCGCGTCCGCGAGTCTGGCCTGCGTCCAGTAGTTCGGCCACGACGGCGACGGGAGGAGGACCTCGCTATCGGGCTCGACGGTCGCGAGGAACGCGAGGTGGAGCGCCTCCATTCCCCCGGTCGTGGTCAGGACCTCGTCGGGCGCGTGGCGCACGTCGTACTCGCGCGCGAGGGTGTCGCTGATCGCCTCCCGAAGCTCCGGGAGCCCCGCGTTGGAGGTGTAGTGGGTGTGCCCGCCGCGGGCGGCCGCGACCGCGGCGTCGACGACGTGTTCGGGCGTGTCGAAGTCCGGTTCGCCAACCTCGAGGCGGACGAGATCGCGGCCCTCGCGCTCCAACTCCTGGGCGAGATCGAACATCTCGCGGATGCGCGAGCGGTCGCACGCTCGCACGCGGGCGGTGGGTTCGTGCATGCCGAGAGTGTTCGCCCGCGAGCGTTTCAAGCTACGTGTGGGGGCAGAGTGGAGCGTACGTGCGGGAGCGGAGCGTCCGTGAGAGGGCGGAGCGGAGATCGGTCGGCCTACCGAGGCACGGCGTCGACCCGACGCGCCGGCGACGGCGGAGCGGACGCTCGCCGGCGGATCTGGCCGCCGGAGCGATACCGACCGAATACGAGCCATTTCGTCCGGGTAACGAAGCACCGTGACCGATTCGTCTCTCCCGGATACCCATGCCGTCGTTCAACCGAACCGACTCGGGGTACAGTCGCCGCGGCGTCCTCCGTGGACTCGCGGGTGCAGGGATCGGCGTCGCCGGGACGGCCGGCGCGACGGCGGCGGGCGACGACGGCGACGGGGCCCGCCCGACCGTCCTCACGCAGAACGTCTACTTCGGAATCGACTTCTCGCGGCTGCTCGCGGCGGACTCGGTGCGCGCGTTCCGACGGATCGTCGGCGAGTTCGTCGACGAGATCGAGCCGCGGGTGTACCGCGCCCGCGCCGACGCGGTTGCCGCGGCTGCCGCGGCCGCCGACGCGGACGTGATCGCGCTCCAGGAGGCGACGCTGTTCCGGATCCAGCGCCCCAGCGACTACGGCTCGCAGGGGAGCGCCGCCGCGGAGGAGGTCGTCGACCTGCTCGACGAGGTCGACGCCGCGCTGGCCGACCGGGGGCTCGACTTCCGGCGCGCCGCGGTGACGACGACCAGCGACGCCGAACTCCCGGCGACCACCGACGGCGGGACGGCAGACCTCCGAGTCACCGACCGAAACGCGGTGCTCGTGCGCGAGGGACTCG contains:
- a CDS encoding SDR family oxidoreductase; its protein translation is MPVALVTGSSRGIGAAIAERFAADGYDVAVNYHTSEDAAEETADAVRAHGQDALVVGADVADPDAAARLVDAAVDDLGGLDHVVNNAGIDQHVYTEELSPDDFDRVMDTNVNSVFNVTKAALGTLRDSDAEPTPSVTNVSSILAYTGAPIEVHYAGSKGAIISITKSHARDFAPDVRVNAVAPGHVETDMTSDRSEAEKREELAEIPMGYYGQPADIAEAVAYLRDARFVTGETLNVNGGELMR
- a CDS encoding SHOCT domain-containing protein — its product is MVTLLDVLAQAGPHGPMGPGTGGGMAGGGWAGGTMGGGLFPWAGAWGGLLGLLVMLAVLGAIVYGAVTLATRAGSDERDADARNVLDRRYARGELDEEEYEVRRQWLRGE
- a CDS encoding pyridoxal phosphate-dependent aminotransferase yields the protein MHEPTARVRACDRSRIREMFDLAQELEREGRDLVRLEVGEPDFDTPEHVVDAAVAAARGGHTHYTSNAGLPELREAISDTLAREYDVRHAPDEVLTTTGGMEALHLAFLATVEPDSEVLLPSPSWPNYWTQARLADATPVEVPMPAPDYDLDADTLIAEMSDDTSLVVLCSPSNPTGRVADPEEVRAVVDAAAEHDAYVIADEVYAKLTYDRDPTGIAALTGHPEHVLTVGSCSKTYAMTGWRVGWLAGDPTVVDEATKIRESTTACTGSVAQHAAIAALTGPQAPVEAMYDAFRERRGYVADRLADMDGVTAPEPEGAFYAFLDPDTDEASLPLAKRLCREAGVVLAPGDGFGEAGQGQLRLSFANSMDRLAEGLDRIESAL
- a CDS encoding endonuclease/exonuclease/phosphatase family protein, translating into MPSFNRTDSGYSRRGVLRGLAGAGIGVAGTAGATAAGDDGDGARPTVLTQNVYFGIDFSRLLAADSVRAFRRIVGEFVDEIEPRVYRARADAVAAAAAAADADVIALQEATLFRIQRPSDYGSQGSAAAEEVVDLLDEVDAALADRGLDFRRAAVTTTSDAELPATTDGGTADLRVTDRNAVLVREGLDVDSVETDTFAASPSIRMPDTDQTVALRRGYARADVSIGGGTVAAVSTHLESVSSVLRVLQASELVEALPTDRPVLLGGDFNSGPGTEPAAYDLLTDTFSDPFVRLDPSGEGHTCCQDPDLRNDRSQLNRRIDGVLRRGALRATSVGRVNHRRADQIDVRDRDEDRTATLWPSDHAGVVATFRSA